One window of Microcoleus vaginatus PCC 9802 genomic DNA carries:
- a CDS encoding tetratricopeptide repeat protein produces the protein MKNTFISRFTPSLMSPETLEAILVQRHALAERLVELIRVSALTNNKHFQLLIGPRGIGKTHLVSLIYHRVVKMEDLQEKLLIAWLQEEEWGIASFLDLLRGIFRAIAKEYPAAYEAELHDDVEKLYDLSPEQAEFKAAELLRDFVGKRVLLLIVENLEDVFSGLGDFGQKQLRAYIQNYSFLTILATSQSLFDGVKLSNNPFYDFFDLHELDEFKLDDAVALLNHIAKLEGNNDLASFIQSPTGRDRIKVVHYLSGGSPRVYIVFSAFLMTPESLDKLVEPFMEMLDSLTPYYQDRMKYLSNQQRKIVDFLCDRGGAAPVKEVAKRCFIEQRTVSSQLKDLRNKGYVKTEEIGRESWYELREPLMRFCLEVKKQRNQPIRLIVDFIRVWYTRKELQQRLGLRMADVDLAEKESHFMYRHGLKPIPPDAVMEREYYTRALEAIERNEEDPRLKAYFDEIENCIEQKDYVSALEYAEKLVASRGEAKDWSVKGYCLSRLERYYEAVECLDKAIKIDSNYVRAWAHKGNVLDSLKRYDEALAFLDRAIELDDNNKFYWFLRGNVLNNLKRYDEALVSYDRALELDPNYQSAWAKRGDVLSNLKRYDKALESYDRAIELDANYRWAWANRGGVLYNLKRYDEALVSYDRAIELDANYRWAWANRGGVLYNLKRYDEALVSYDRAIELDANYRWAWANRGGVLYNLKRYDEALVSYDRAIELDANNQSAWANRGNVLYKLKRYDEALVSYDRAIELDANNQSAWANQGNVLYKLKRYDEALVSYDRAIELDANYQLVWFLRGLLLDTLKRYEEALVSYDRAIELDTNYQLVWFLRGLLLDTLKRYEEALVSYDRAIELGDLSSYFFFYRAIAILGLNRWDEGLVALDHAFQRIESDDEVSSEYANLIIRNLFANTHDSITQTRIISLIAVYEKHKYLSILAQAIVRNIPVLMSEMVSDKAARTWLELWQELTSNYDEQFKIPIRLLDAAVRYKETKGDRRVLLELPIEERNLLEPLVSTKPE, from the coding sequence ATGAAAAATACATTTATCTCTCGATTTACTCCTAGCTTGATGTCACCAGAAACCCTGGAAGCTATCTTAGTACAGCGTCACGCACTGGCAGAACGTTTAGTAGAGCTAATTCGGGTGAGCGCGCTAACAAATAACAAGCATTTTCAACTGCTAATTGGGCCGCGCGGCATTGGCAAAACACACTTGGTTTCCCTGATTTATCATCGCGTTGTTAAGATGGAGGATTTGCAGGAGAAATTGCTGATTGCGTGGCTGCAGGAAGAGGAATGGGGGATTGCGTCTTTTTTGGATTTATTGCGGGGAATATTCCGGGCAATTGCTAAAGAATATCCGGCTGCATATGAAGCTGAGTTACATGATGATGTTGAAAAGCTTTATGATTTGTCGCCGGAGCAAGCTGAATTTAAGGCCGCAGAATTGCTGAGAGACTTTGTTGGCAAGCGGGTCCTGTTGTTGATTGTCGAAAATTTAGAGGACGTGTTTAGCGGCTTGGGGGATTTCGGGCAGAAGCAGTTGAGGGCGTATATTCAAAATTATTCATTTTTGACAATTTTGGCAACATCACAAAGCTTGTTCGATGGAGTCAAGCTCTCTAATAATCCTTTTTATGATTTTTTTGATTTACATGAATTAGATGAGTTTAAGCTCGATGATGCTGTAGCTTTATTAAATCATATTGCCAAGTTAGAAGGAAATAATGATTTAGCATCTTTTATTCAAAGTCCAACAGGGCGCGATCGCATTAAAGTTGTGCATTACCTTTCTGGTGGCAGTCCTCGCGTCTATATTGTTTTTTCGGCTTTTCTGATGACTCCTGAATCGCTCGATAAATTGGTAGAACCGTTCATGGAAATGCTGGACAGCCTCACGCCATACTATCAGGATCGGATGAAATATCTTTCAAATCAGCAGCGAAAGATTGTTGACTTTTTGTGCGATCGAGGTGGTGCTGCACCAGTCAAAGAAGTTGCTAAACGCTGTTTTATTGAGCAGCGAACTGTATCTAGCCAACTTAAAGATTTGCGAAATAAGGGTTATGTCAAAACTGAGGAGATTGGACGGGAATCGTGGTATGAATTGCGGGAACCATTGATGCGTTTTTGTCTGGAGGTAAAGAAGCAGCGAAATCAACCGATTCGATTAATTGTCGATTTTATTCGGGTTTGGTATACGCGGAAAGAATTGCAGCAACGATTGGGATTGAGGATGGCGGATGTTGATTTGGCGGAGAAAGAAAGTCATTTTATGTATCGGCATGGTTTGAAACCGATTCCACCTGATGCTGTCATGGAACGAGAATATTATACGCGGGCGCTTGAGGCTATTGAGAGAAATGAGGAAGACCCGCGTCTGAAGGCTTATTTTGATGAAATTGAAAATTGTATTGAACAGAAAGACTATGTTTCGGCTTTAGAATATGCGGAAAAATTGGTAGCAAGTCGGGGTGAGGCAAAGGATTGGTCGGTAAAGGGATACTGTTTAAGTAGGCTAGAACGCTATTATGAAGCTGTGGAATGTTTAGACAAAGCTATTAAAATTGACTCCAATTATGTGAGGGCTTGGGCTCATAAAGGCAATGTACTCGACAGTCTTAAACGCTACGATGAAGCATTAGCATTCTTAGATCGGGCGATCGAACTTGACGACAATAATAAGTTTTATTGGTTTCTCCGAGGGAATGTACTCAACAACCTCAAACGCTATGATGAAGCCTTAGTATCTTATGATCGGGCGCTCGAACTTGATCCCAATTATCAGTCGGCTTGGGCTAAGCGAGGCGATGTACTCAGCAACCTCAAACGCTACGATAAAGCCTTAGAATCTTACGATCGGGCGATCGAACTAGATGCCAATTATCGATGGGCTTGGGCTAATCGAGGCGGTGTACTCTACAACCTCAAACGCTATGATGAAGCCTTAGTATCTTACGATCGGGCGATCGAACTAGATGCCAATTATCGATGGGCTTGGGCTAATCGAGGCGGTGTACTCTACAACCTCAAACGCTATGATGAAGCCTTAGTATCTTACGATCGGGCGATCGAACTAGATGCCAATTATCGATGGGCTTGGGCTAATCGAGGCGGTGTACTCTACAACCTCAAACGCTATGATGAAGCCTTAGTATCTTACGATCGGGCGATCGAACTAGATGCCAATAATCAGTCGGCTTGGGCTAATCGAGGCAATGTACTCTACAAGCTCAAACGCTACGATGAAGCCTTAGTATCTTACGATCGGGCGATCGAACTAGATGCCAATAATCAGTCGGCTTGGGCTAATCAAGGCAATGTACTCTACAAGCTCAAACGCTACGATGAAGCCTTAGTATCTTACGATCGGGCGATCGAACTAGATGCCAATTATCAGTTGGTTTGGTTTCTTCGAGGTCTTTTACTCGACACACTCAAACGTTATGAAGAAGCCTTAGTATCTTACGATCGGGCGATCGAACTAGATACCAATTATCAGTTGGTTTGGTTTCTTCGAGGTCTTTTACTCGACACACTCAAACGTTATGAAGAAGCCTTAGTATCTTACGATCGGGCGATCGAACTTGGCGATCTATCTTCATATTTCTTCTTCTATCGCGCCATTGCCATTCTCGGATTAAATCGTTGGGATGAAGGCCTCGTCGCCTTAGACCACGCATTCCAACGCATTGAATCAGACGATGAAGTTAGTTCTGAATATGCCAATTTAATTATCCGCAACCTATTCGCAAACACGCACGATTCGATAACTCAAACTCGCATTATCAGCCTAATTGCAGTTTATGAAAAACACAAATATCTCTCAATCTTAGCACAGGCAATTGTGCGAAACATCCCCGTCCTAATGTCAGAAATGGTCAGCGACAAAGCCGCACGCACTTGGTTAGAATTGTGGCAAGAACTAACCAGCAACTACGACGAACAATTCAAAATTCCCATCCGCCTGCTGGATGCGGCTGTCCGCTATAAGGAAACCAAGGGCGACAGACGAGTTTTGCTAGAACTTCCCATTGAAGAACGCAATTTATTAGAACCGTTGGTGTCCACAAAACCAGAATAA
- a CDS encoding penicillin-binding protein 1A, with the protein MRFEGLNVAEFFSNIKDTLSKVTNAISGNSDREPPKTAKGNKLNSPESEAEFSTRTRDERAEYVVSEDAAPLEESEYLESEYLDSEYLEPEYARYPIVKRDWEGLKRLIAWLEIEPQVTSLQSKGKELLRPGLSLRGTKSPQKSDSSKLPEKSASQNTELQRHTELQEISAPQEISTPQENSAPQENTKKRISRRPRFWISLGVASIGGGALIYGLWILYTLDKGLPDVNDLSAFNRDGTLTIKAADNTILLQSGPATREKLKLKEIPELLVKAFIAIEDRRFYKHRGVDYQGIVRSIVSNLIERDLVQGGSTITQQLARVVFLNQERSIRRKVREALLAQKIERELSKDQVLERYLNLVYLGSDAYGVADAAWVFFSKTVDKLTLAEMATLAGLPPAPSEYSPLVNPNIAKKRRNLVLQQMQEAKVITEAQAKEAMAEPIAVKPSAPKRFKVVAPYFASYIRKELPRYVSQDALEAGGLTVETTVDLKWQKIAEEVVKNAIEVDGRRQGFEQAALVSMDTKTGAVKALVGGGDFKASQFNRATQALRQPGSTFKGLVYAAAMAAGFSPYDGYEDEPIIIDGYQPNNYGKKFSGWRSMSDALTRSVNVVAVKVLMDVGFEPTIKLANDMGIKSKLSPIYSLALGSSEVNLLELTNAYGTLASQGNFIEAHGITRVVNQRGDVIYQANFKPKRVLDKDSAAITTWMLEGVVQDGTGGPAALSDRAVAGKTGTSENVRDLWFIGYIPQVVTGVWLGNDDNYPTWGTSGTAAYNWRDFMSQAVKGMPVEKFPKLPELEGRKRSIKPKPVEPKRIIRGMIVNEDGAIVPYNPNPEPKYNPPQEPAYQEPAYQEPAYQEPAYEEPAYQEPGY; encoded by the coding sequence ATGAGGTTTGAAGGTCTGAACGTGGCAGAATTTTTCTCAAATATCAAAGATACATTGAGCAAAGTCACTAACGCAATAAGCGGTAATTCCGATCGAGAACCGCCGAAGACTGCGAAGGGTAATAAGCTCAACTCGCCGGAATCGGAGGCGGAATTTTCTACACGGACAAGGGATGAGCGAGCGGAGTATGTGGTATCAGAAGATGCTGCACCTCTAGAAGAGTCAGAATATTTAGAGTCAGAATATTTAGATTCAGAATATTTAGAGCCAGAATACGCTCGATATCCAATAGTCAAGCGCGATTGGGAAGGGTTGAAGCGCTTAATCGCTTGGTTGGAAATTGAACCTCAAGTTACTAGCTTGCAAAGCAAGGGAAAAGAATTGCTGCGACCGGGATTAAGTTTGCGGGGAACTAAATCACCCCAAAAATCCGATAGTAGCAAATTGCCGGAAAAGAGCGCATCGCAGAACACCGAACTGCAGAGACATACGGAACTACAGGAAATTAGCGCACCGCAGGAAATTAGCACACCGCAGGAAAATAGCGCACCGCAGGAAAATACTAAAAAACGGATCTCCCGCCGCCCTAGATTTTGGATAAGTTTAGGTGTTGCTAGTATAGGCGGGGGCGCTTTAATCTACGGTTTATGGATTTTGTACACCTTAGACAAAGGTTTGCCGGATGTTAACGATTTGTCAGCCTTTAACCGCGACGGAACGCTGACAATTAAGGCAGCAGATAATACTATTTTGTTGCAGTCGGGGCCTGCAACCAGAGAGAAACTGAAACTTAAAGAAATTCCCGAATTGTTGGTTAAAGCTTTTATTGCCATAGAAGACCGCCGTTTTTACAAACATCGCGGGGTGGATTATCAAGGTATTGTGCGCTCCATTGTTTCTAATTTGATAGAAAGAGATTTAGTGCAGGGTGGCAGTACAATTACGCAACAATTGGCTCGCGTTGTTTTTCTTAATCAGGAAAGAAGTATTAGGCGGAAAGTCCGGGAAGCTCTTTTAGCTCAGAAAATAGAGCGAGAGTTGAGTAAAGACCAAGTTTTAGAACGGTATTTAAATCTGGTTTATTTGGGTTCGGATGCTTACGGGGTGGCAGATGCGGCTTGGGTTTTCTTTAGCAAAACTGTCGATAAATTAACTTTGGCAGAGATGGCAACTTTGGCGGGTTTGCCGCCGGCCCCGAGCGAATATTCGCCTTTGGTTAATCCGAATATTGCTAAGAAACGCCGCAATCTTGTGCTGCAACAAATGCAGGAAGCAAAGGTAATTACAGAGGCTCAGGCGAAGGAGGCGATGGCGGAACCTATCGCCGTTAAACCAAGTGCGCCGAAGCGATTTAAAGTAGTCGCACCTTATTTTGCTAGTTACATTCGGAAGGAATTGCCGCGCTATGTTTCTCAGGATGCTTTGGAAGCTGGCGGTTTGACTGTTGAGACGACGGTGGATTTGAAGTGGCAGAAAATAGCGGAAGAGGTTGTTAAAAATGCGATCGAAGTTGATGGCCGCCGTCAGGGTTTTGAACAGGCCGCTTTAGTTTCTATGGACACTAAGACTGGGGCAGTTAAGGCGCTGGTAGGAGGGGGAGATTTTAAGGCAAGTCAATTTAATCGTGCTACGCAGGCTTTGCGGCAGCCCGGATCGACGTTTAAAGGGTTGGTTTATGCCGCGGCGATGGCGGCTGGTTTTTCTCCCTATGACGGTTACGAAGACGAACCAATTATTATCGACGGCTATCAACCGAATAATTATGGCAAAAAATTTAGCGGTTGGCGATCGATGTCTGATGCTTTGACGCGTTCGGTGAATGTCGTAGCTGTGAAGGTGTTGATGGATGTAGGGTTTGAACCGACGATAAAATTAGCCAACGATATGGGAATTAAGTCTAAATTGAGTCCCATTTATTCCCTGGCTTTGGGTTCTTCGGAGGTGAATTTGCTGGAGTTAACCAATGCTTACGGTACATTAGCATCGCAAGGGAATTTTATTGAAGCCCACGGAATTACTCGGGTGGTTAATCAGCGGGGAGATGTGATTTATCAGGCTAATTTTAAACCGAAGCGGGTTTTGGATAAGGATAGCGCTGCGATTACTACTTGGATGTTGGAAGGTGTTGTGCAAGACGGTACGGGGGGGCCTGCGGCTTTGTCCGATCGCGCTGTAGCGGGCAAAACTGGTACTTCGGAAAATGTCAGGGATTTGTGGTTTATTGGTTACATTCCACAGGTGGTGACTGGGGTTTGGCTAGGGAATGATGACAATTATCCCACCTGGGGAACTAGCGGTACGGCGGCCTATAATTGGCGCGATTTTATGAGTCAAGCTGTTAAGGGAATGCCGGTTGAGAAGTTTCCGAAGTTGCCGGAGTTGGAGGGCCGCAAACGCAGTATTAAGCCCAAACCGGTGGAGCCTAAGAGGATTATTCGCGGGATGATTGTGAATGAGGATGGTGCGATCGTACCTTACAATCCTAATCCTGAACCGAAGTATAACCCACCGCAAGAGCCTGCTTATCAAGAGCCTGCTTATCAAGAGCCTGCTTATCAAGAGCCTGCTTATGAAGAACCTGCTTATCAAGAACCGGGATATTAA
- the chlG gene encoding chlorophyll synthase ChlG, producing MSDSPPSQISPEAAPESAATENRSAKTRQLLGMKGAASGETSIWKIRLQLMKPITWIPLIWGVVCGAASSGNYVWNLENFLIAAACMLMSGPLLAGYTQTLNDFYDRDIDAINEPYRPIPSGIISIPQVVTQILVLLAAGIGVAYALDLWAGHEFPIMTVLTLGGAFLAYIYSAPPLKLKQNGWLGNYALGASYIALPWWAGQALFGTLDPTIMILTLFYSLAGLGIAIVNDFKSVEGDRQLGLKSLPVMFGISTAAWICVLMIDIFQAGIAGYLISIHQNLYAVILLLLIIPQITFQDMYFLRNPLENDVKYQASAQPFLVLGMLVAALALGHAS from the coding sequence ATGTCTGACTCTCCTCCATCCCAAATCTCCCCAGAAGCTGCACCGGAAAGTGCTGCTACCGAAAACCGCAGTGCCAAAACTAGGCAACTGTTGGGCATGAAAGGGGCCGCTAGCGGGGAAACTTCTATCTGGAAGATTCGCTTGCAATTGATGAAACCGATTACCTGGATTCCCTTAATTTGGGGCGTGGTGTGCGGGGCTGCCTCTTCTGGAAACTATGTTTGGAACCTAGAAAATTTCTTGATCGCAGCAGCTTGTATGTTGATGTCAGGGCCGCTGCTGGCCGGGTACACTCAAACTTTGAACGATTTTTACGATCGCGACATCGACGCCATTAACGAGCCCTACCGTCCAATTCCCTCCGGTATCATCTCGATTCCCCAAGTAGTAACGCAAATTTTGGTATTATTAGCCGCTGGGATTGGGGTGGCTTATGCTCTAGACTTGTGGGCGGGTCATGAATTCCCGATAATGACTGTTTTGACTCTCGGCGGCGCGTTTCTAGCTTATATCTACTCTGCGCCCCCGCTGAAACTCAAGCAGAATGGCTGGTTGGGAAATTATGCCCTGGGTGCTAGTTACATTGCCCTGCCTTGGTGGGCGGGTCAAGCTTTGTTTGGTACACTAGATCCCACGATTATGATTTTGACCCTGTTTTACAGTTTGGCAGGGCTGGGAATTGCGATCGTCAATGATTTCAAAAGTGTCGAAGGCGATCGGCAATTAGGGTTAAAATCTTTGCCAGTGATGTTTGGCATCAGCACAGCAGCTTGGATTTGCGTGTTGATGATTGACATCTTTCAAGCTGGGATTGCAGGCTACCTGATCAGCATCCACCAAAACCTTTACGCTGTCATTCTGCTGCTACTGATAATTCCCCAAATTACTTTTCAGGATATGTACTTTTTGCGTAATCCCCTGGAAAATGATGTTAAATATCAGGCAAGTGCTCAGCCTTTCCTGGTTTTGGGTATGCTGGTAGCAGCCTTGGCACTGGGTCATGCGAGTTAA
- a CDS encoding dipeptide epimerase, producing the protein MHVQIETFTVRKRFALTISRGTTAQSTNLWVKLAHEGIEGWGEASPFSTGSRPQTTEILLATLQEVAPLLEKFTPFDRQKIEQVLTEVNLPSAARAGIDMAMHDWLGKKAGLPLWKMWGLDRSRIVPTSVTIGINSPSGARERVRDWFGKDATDPGSIKYRAVKVKLGNPQGIEADKAMLIAVLDEAPANLKISVDANGGWSLKDAAEMCHWLEKYKINYVEQPLSPVADMDEFSELYRQSPLPIFADESCFNSSDIPKLAHCVHGINIKMMKSGGLTEAMRMIHTAKACNLQVMFGCYSDSAIANTAAAQLSPLADYLDLDSHLNLLDDPFTGAIVENGCLLPNGRSGLGVRRVEIVE; encoded by the coding sequence ATGCACGTTCAAATTGAAACCTTCACTGTCCGCAAGCGGTTTGCCCTTACCATCAGCCGCGGTACAACAGCCCAAAGTACCAATTTATGGGTAAAATTAGCACACGAAGGAATCGAAGGCTGGGGAGAAGCATCGCCCTTTTCCACAGGTTCTCGGCCCCAAACTACCGAAATTCTGCTAGCCACATTGCAGGAAGTTGCACCGCTGCTAGAAAAGTTTACTCCGTTCGATCGCCAAAAAATCGAACAAGTATTAACAGAGGTCAACTTACCCTCAGCCGCCCGCGCCGGCATAGACATGGCAATGCACGACTGGCTGGGCAAAAAAGCAGGCTTGCCGCTGTGGAAAATGTGGGGATTAGATCGATCGCGCATCGTCCCCACCTCCGTCACAATCGGCATTAATTCGCCCTCTGGTGCAAGAGAAAGAGTGCGCGATTGGTTTGGTAAAGATGCCACAGATCCAGGAAGCATCAAATACCGCGCCGTTAAGGTCAAATTAGGAAATCCCCAAGGAATCGAAGCCGACAAAGCTATGTTAATAGCAGTGCTTGACGAAGCACCCGCTAACCTTAAAATCAGTGTAGATGCTAACGGCGGTTGGAGTTTAAAAGATGCTGCCGAGATGTGTCACTGGCTAGAAAAATACAAGATAAATTATGTCGAACAGCCGCTTTCACCCGTCGCCGATATGGATGAATTCTCAGAACTGTACCGTCAATCGCCCCTGCCAATTTTTGCTGATGAAAGTTGCTTTAATAGTTCGGATATACCCAAGTTAGCGCACTGCGTCCACGGCATCAACATCAAAATGATGAAGTCAGGCGGATTGACAGAAGCTATGCGGATGATTCACACAGCAAAAGCCTGCAATTTGCAAGTAATGTTCGGCTGCTATTCAGATAGCGCGATCGCAAATACAGCAGCAGCACAACTTTCACCGCTAGCTGACTATTTGGATTTGGACAGTCACTTAAATTTATTAGACGATCCTTTCACCGGTGCGATCGTCGAAAATGGGTGTTTGCTGCCAAACGGGCGATCGGGATTGGGAGTGCGGCGAGTTGAGATTGTAGAATAG
- a CDS encoding 16S rRNA (cytosine(967)-C(5))-methyltransferase, translating to MQNPRQIAFLALREVHRRGAFADAALDRAFGNSQLNDLDRRLVTELVYGSVRRMRSIDFIIDKLATKKSSQQPPELRTILHLGLYQLEYLNQIPPSAAVNTTVQLAKENGFSGLSSFVNGLLRQYIRLTDNDLNPLTVTNYKSTVERLGILHSFPEWLVKLWIEQIGETETEQLCEWFNQSPTIDLRINPLKSSIAQIEAAFKTHNISTSRIPNLPQALRLNGSIGAIQNLPGYSEGWWTIQDSSAQLVTHILGAQPGETIIDACAAPGGKTTHSAELMQDEGTIYACDKTASRLKKLKENADRLQMKSIKIHTGDSRHFPEFVNLADRVLLDAPCSGLGTLHRRPDARWRHTPENIQQQSQLQSELLANAATFVKSGGVLVYATCTIHPLENETVIRSFLDSNPHWQIEPPTIDLPVQPSPEGWVKVWPHRHHMDGFFMVRLKQLKNE from the coding sequence ATGCAAAATCCCCGCCAAATAGCCTTTCTCGCACTCCGCGAAGTCCACCGCCGCGGTGCATTCGCAGATGCCGCACTCGATCGCGCTTTCGGCAATTCTCAACTCAACGACCTCGATCGGCGTTTAGTGACAGAATTAGTTTACGGTAGCGTCAGGAGAATGCGATCGATCGACTTCATCATCGACAAACTAGCAACAAAGAAATCCTCCCAACAACCGCCCGAACTCCGCACCATCTTACATTTAGGTTTATATCAACTCGAATATCTCAACCAGATTCCCCCCTCCGCCGCCGTCAACACCACCGTTCAACTAGCAAAAGAAAACGGATTTTCAGGACTCAGCAGTTTTGTCAACGGTTTGTTGCGCCAATACATCCGTTTAACAGATAACGACTTAAACCCCTTAACCGTTACTAATTATAAATCAACCGTTGAACGCCTAGGAATTTTGCACAGCTTCCCCGAATGGCTGGTGAAATTGTGGATCGAACAAATAGGCGAAACCGAAACCGAACAACTCTGTGAATGGTTCAACCAATCCCCCACAATTGACCTGAGAATCAATCCCTTAAAAAGCTCGATCGCCCAAATCGAAGCTGCCTTCAAAACCCACAACATCTCAACTAGCAGAATCCCCAACTTGCCACAAGCATTAAGACTAAATGGCAGCATTGGCGCCATCCAAAACCTCCCCGGATACAGCGAAGGTTGGTGGACAATCCAAGACAGCAGCGCTCAATTAGTCACCCATATACTAGGGGCGCAGCCCGGGGAAACTATCATCGACGCCTGCGCCGCGCCGGGGGGAAAAACCACCCACAGCGCCGAGTTAATGCAGGATGAAGGCACAATTTATGCCTGCGACAAAACCGCCAGCAGACTCAAAAAACTTAAAGAAAATGCAGACAGACTCCAGATGAAATCCATTAAAATTCATACCGGAGACAGCCGCCATTTCCCAGAGTTTGTTAACCTTGCAGACAGAGTTTTACTAGACGCACCTTGTTCTGGCCTCGGAACCCTCCACCGCCGCCCCGACGCCCGCTGGCGCCACACGCCCGAAAACATTCAACAACAATCTCAACTGCAATCGGAATTACTAGCAAATGCAGCGACATTTGTCAAGTCCGGCGGCGTATTAGTTTATGCAACTTGCACAATTCATCCCTTGGAAAATGAAACAGTTATTCGATCGTTCTTAGACAGCAATCCTCACTGGCAAATAGAACCGCCAACAATTGATTTACCCGTACAGCCATCACCCGAAGGATGGGTGAAAGTGTGGCCGCACAGACATCACATGGACGGCTTTTTTATGGTGAGGCTAAAGCAATTGAAAAACGAGTAA
- a CDS encoding NADAR family protein, producing MTIYFYSTRSEYGCFSNFSSHGFELDGEYWATTEHYFQAQKFPKTAYCDQIRQAKTPKDAAKMGRDRSRPLRKDWEEVKDDIMRKAVLRKFETHAEIREILLATGDEEIVENSPSDYYWGCGKDGSGKNRLGQILMEVREILRKGTSE from the coding sequence ATGACTATCTACTTTTACAGCACTCGCAGCGAATACGGCTGTTTTTCTAACTTTTCCTCTCATGGATTCGAGTTAGACGGAGAATATTGGGCAACTACCGAACATTATTTTCAAGCACAAAAGTTTCCCAAAACGGCTTATTGTGACCAAATTCGCCAAGCAAAAACGCCGAAAGATGCGGCAAAAATGGGGCGCGATCGCTCTCGTCCCCTCCGCAAAGATTGGGAAGAAGTAAAAGATGATATCATGAGAAAAGCCGTACTCCGCAAATTTGAAACTCATGCCGAAATTAGAGAAATTTTACTCGCTACTGGCGATGAGGAAATAGTCGAAAATTCTCCTAGTGATTACTATTGGGGTTGCGGCAAAGATGGCAGCGGCAAAAATAGGTTGGGACAGATTTTAATGGAAGTAAGGGAGATATTGCGAAAAGGCACGTCAGAGTAA
- a CDS encoding DUF1611 domain-containing protein yields the protein MTKNYPIKNGKVAILLHEGILGPSGKTGLAFLRYSEAQIVAVIDRQCAGQSLAELTDIPQQVPIVASVAEALQFAPDILLIGIAPSGGVLPAEWLPEINQAVGAGLSVVNGLHAKLAPLITVPLSENQWIWDVRQEPKSVGAIASAAAAKLSCRRVLTVGTDMSIGKMSTSLELNRICLQRGLRSKFLATGQTGLMIGNEGIPLDAVRVDFAAGAVEQMVIKLGSECDILHVEGQGSLLHPGSTATLPLLRGSQPTHLILAHRAGQTSIRNHPHVSIPNLSKVVELYEMVAAAAGAFSGGKVSAIALNTHHLNEAEALLAITEVQAETGLPCTDPVRFGAEVLWEAIDS from the coding sequence ATGACTAAAAACTATCCCATCAAAAATGGCAAAGTTGCTATCTTGCTGCACGAGGGAATTCTCGGCCCTTCCGGCAAAACAGGCTTAGCATTTTTGCGCTACAGCGAAGCACAAATTGTAGCAGTAATAGACCGCCAATGTGCCGGACAATCTTTGGCTGAATTAACTGACATTCCTCAACAAGTACCGATAGTTGCTTCCGTTGCAGAAGCACTGCAATTTGCGCCGGATATTCTGTTAATTGGTATCGCTCCTTCCGGCGGTGTTTTGCCTGCGGAATGGCTGCCAGAAATTAATCAAGCGGTAGGAGCCGGTTTGTCAGTTGTCAACGGTTTGCACGCGAAACTTGCACCTTTGATAACAGTTCCGTTAAGCGAAAATCAATGGATTTGGGACGTGCGTCAGGAACCGAAATCTGTCGGTGCGATCGCCTCTGCTGCTGCTGCTAAATTAAGTTGTCGCCGCGTGTTAACCGTCGGCACAGATATGAGCATTGGCAAAATGTCAACCAGTTTAGAACTCAACCGCATTTGCTTGCAGCGGGGTTTGCGTTCCAAATTTTTGGCAACCGGACAAACGGGTTTAATGATCGGAAATGAAGGCATTCCTTTGGATGCAGTGCGAGTTGATTTTGCCGCGGGTGCTGTCGAACAAATGGTGATTAAATTGGGTTCGGAATGCGATATTCTGCACGTAGAAGGGCAAGGTTCGCTATTGCATCCGGGTTCGACGGCGACTCTGCCGCTGTTGCGGGGTTCGCAGCCAACTCACTTAATTTTAGCCCACAGAGCCGGACAAACTAGCATTCGCAATCACCCGCACGTATCGATTCCCAATTTATCGAAAGTGGTCGAACTGTACGAAATGGTTGCCGCTGCGGCGGGTGCTTTTTCAGGGGGAAAAGTGAGCGCGATCGCCCTCAACACTCATCACTTAAATGAAGCAGAAGCGCTGTTAGCAATAACTGAAGTTCAAGCAGAAACGGGGTTGCCTTGTACCGATCCGGTGCGGTTTGGCGCGGAGGTTTTGTGGGAGGCGATCGACAGTTGA